In the genome of Vicia villosa cultivar HV-30 ecotype Madison, WI linkage group LG7, Vvil1.0, whole genome shotgun sequence, one region contains:
- the LOC131617854 gene encoding heat stress transcription factor B-4b-like, with product MAFTLERCEDNNMIFTMDSQKTVPAPFLTKTYQLVDDPLTDHIVSWSEDESTFVVWRPPEFARDLLPNFFKHNNFSSFVRQLNTYGFKKVVADRWEFANEYFKKGEKHLLCEIHRRKTSQNYQQQYYEQSPQILQQDELISWIDNTPLPQQSPKPNTDILTALSEDNQRLRRKNLMLLSELTHMKNLYNDIIYFIQNHVTPATSFEQRTNNSAAILKLVELDSSVSQLKNDNDVVKDCNGSYVKLFGVPLCGKKRLHP from the exons ATGGCTTTCACACTAGAGAGATGTGAAGATAACAACATGATTTTCACTATGGATTCTCAAAAAACAGTACCTGCTCCATTCTTAACAAAAACATACCAACTTGTTGATGATCCTCTCACTGACCATATTGTCTCTTGGAGTGAAGATGAATCTACATTTGTTGTTTGGAGACCTCCTGAGTTTGCTAGAGATCTTCTTCCCAATTTTTTCAAACACAACAACTTCTCAAGCTTTGTTAGGCAACTAAATACCTAT GGTTTCAAGAAGGTGGTTGCAGATAGATGGGAGTTTGCAAACGAATACttcaaaaaaggagaaaaacatcTCCTATGCGAAATCCACAGAAGAAAAACATCTCAAAACTACCAACAACAATACTATGAACAATCACCACAAATCCTCCAACAAGATGAACTCATCTCTTGGATTGACAACACTCCATTACCACAACAATCTCCCAAACCAAACACCGATATCTTAACCGCGCTTTCCGAGGACAATCAAAGACTAAGAAGAAAGAACCTAATGCTATTATCAGAACTCACTCACATGAAGAATCTCTACAATGACATCATATATTTCATTCAAAACCATGTCACTCCCGCAACATCATTTGAACAAAGAACCAACAATAGTGCTGCCATATTGAAGCTTGTTGAATTGGATTCATCGGTATCGCAATTGAAAAATGATAATGATGTTGTTAAGGATTGTAATGGCTCTTATGTGAAGCTCTTTGGTGTTCCACTTTGTGGAAAAAAGAGATTGCATCCATGA